The following are from one region of the Magallana gigas chromosome 4, xbMagGiga1.1, whole genome shotgun sequence genome:
- the LOC105317739 gene encoding interferon-related developmental regulator 2 translates to MPKKNKKGKGFKPKAGLDSLPGSDDDRETADNWSTASVLSDEGVSSIPSEDGPDESSAQENFEDKLKDCIDGLTEKSAQSRKNALEGVMKALSKKYLLDFLMDRKMTLSDYLLRCLKKGKGEEQVLAAKCLSLLCVQMGLEAEDLFTEIQPHLLTAMNDNSVALKARSQCAIGLAVCNFVSCSDIDVVMKVLEALEGIFKSSYRKGDKSIPSHPPETTHLHASALGGWSLLLSIAPSFLVTKLLEKHLEHLPDLLHSADVELRIEAGETIALLYELAREEDEDYEGKDIDSLCETLKKLATDSNKHRAKKDRRQQRSSFRDVLRAVEEGDVPELTIKFGTESVIIDSWTRKKQYDAFCAVLGSGVYQHLQDNFVVREVFGLGAPIPVGAKPAQKITKWERTHYNAAAFKALTKARSKHRDKRSVMMNGD, encoded by the exons ATgccgaagaaaaacaagaaag GGAAGGGGTTTAAACCGAAGGCGGGACTAGATTCCCTGCCAGGCAGTGATGATGACAGAGAGACGGCTGATAACTGGAGTACAGCTAGTGTTTTATCTGATGAGGGAGTGAGCAGCATCCCCTCAGAGGACG GTCCAGATGAATCCTCTGCTCAAGAGAATTTTGAAGACAAGTTGAAAGACTGTATTGATGGGCTTACAGAGAAAAG tGCTCAGAGCAGGAAGAATGCATTGGAAGGAGTGATGAAAGCCTTGTCCAAGAAATATCTACTGGATTTCCTAATGGACAG GAAAATGACCCTATCTGACTACTTGCTGAGGTGTCTGAAGAAAGGGAAGGGGGAGGAACAGGTGCTTGCTGCCAAGTGTCTGAGCCTGCTGTGTGTACAGATGGGGCTGGAGGCCGAGGACCTGTTCACCGAGATACAGCCCCACCTACTGACTGCCATGAATGACAACTCTGTGGCACTGAAGGCCAGGTCacag tgtgcTATTGGCTTGGCTGTCTGCAATTTTGTATCCTGTTCAGATATTGAT GTTGTGATGAAAGTATTGGAGGCCCTGGAGGGAATCTTTAAGAGTTCCTACAGAAAGGGAGATAAATCCATCCCCTCCCACCCCCCGGAGACCACGCACCTTCACGCCAGCGCCCTCGGTGGCTGGAGTCTACTGCTCTCTATAGCTCCCTCATTTCTAGTGACGAAGCTGTTAGAAAA GCATCTTGAACACCTGCCCGACCTGCTACACAGTGCTGATGTAGAACTTAGAATAGAAGCTGGTGAAACTATTGCTCTTCTTTACGAGTTAGCCAGAGAAGAAGATGAG GACTACGAAGGAAAAGATATTGACAGTCTTTGCGAGACTTTGAAGAAGCTGGCCACTGACTCTAACAAACACAGGGCCAAGAAAGACCGGCGTCAACAAAGATCCAGCTTCAGGGACGTCCTCCGGGCAGTAGAG GAGGGAGATGTACCAGAGCTGACCATTAAGTTTGGAACAGAGTCAGTCATCATTGACTCTTGGACAAGGAAGAAGCAGTATGATGCCTTCTGTGCCGTGCTTGGTTCAGGTGTCTACCAACATCTACAG GATAACTTTGTAGTTCGAGAAGTGTTTGGACTAGGGGCACCCATACCTGTTGGAGCAAAACCAGCTCAGAAGATAACCAAATGGGAGCGG